A DNA window from Kineococcus rhizosphaerae contains the following coding sequences:
- a CDS encoding alpha/beta fold hydrolase, with amino-acid sequence MTDVEHHYAQLSDVLMHYVTAGQGPQTLVLLHGYPQSWYCWSEVIDRLGDRFRIIAPDLRGLGDTSRPVSGYDKKTIAGDVRELLHDHLGITQYAVAGHDWGGTVAFSLAADDAEHVTHLAVVDVAIPGDGNPNIGAGGKRWHHTFLLTPDLPEALIGGREDIYFNWFFDNYGHRPDVISAEARAEYLRTHAALGSLRTGFAYYRAVEQDVRDNQSRSEKLQMPCLAVGGTAKWGRGGEVAASLRTMAVEVEELLVDDCGHWVPEEQPDILSEALANFIEA; translated from the coding sequence ATGACCGACGTCGAGCACCACTACGCGCAGCTTTCCGATGTACTCATGCACTACGTCACGGCCGGGCAGGGGCCGCAGACCCTTGTCCTGCTGCACGGGTACCCGCAGTCCTGGTACTGCTGGAGTGAGGTGATCGACCGTCTCGGCGACCGCTTCAGGATCATCGCCCCCGACCTGCGTGGCCTGGGCGACACCTCCCGCCCCGTCTCGGGCTACGACAAGAAGACCATTGCCGGTGATGTCCGTGAGCTCCTGCACGACCACCTCGGCATCACCCAGTACGCGGTGGCCGGCCACGACTGGGGCGGCACGGTCGCCTTCTCCCTGGCTGCAGATGACGCCGAACACGTCACGCACCTGGCCGTGGTTGACGTGGCCATCCCCGGGGACGGCAACCCCAACATCGGCGCGGGCGGCAAGCGGTGGCACCACACCTTCCTGCTGACCCCGGACCTGCCTGAAGCACTCATCGGTGGCCGTGAGGACATCTACTTCAACTGGTTCTTCGACAACTACGGACACCGACCGGACGTCATCTCCGCCGAGGCGCGCGCGGAGTACCTGCGCACGCACGCCGCGCTGGGATCATTGCGTACAGGCTTCGCCTACTACCGCGCAGTCGAGCAGGATGTCCGCGACAACCAGTCCCGCAGCGAGAAGCTGCAGATGCCCTGCCTGGCGGTCGGAGGCACCGCCAAGTGGGGCAGGGGCGGCGAAGTCGCTGCTTCCCTGCGGACCATGGCCGTCGAGGTCGAAGAGCTCCTGGTCGACGACTGCGGCCACTGGGTCCCCGAGGAGCAGCCGGACATCCTCAGTGAAGCCCTGGCCAACTTCATCGAGGCGTGA
- a CDS encoding MFS transporter, whose amino-acid sequence MNATSAAPGNAVGRRRWSHVGALLLITYLVAYVDRTNMSVAAPSMREELGLSGAQMGTLLSAFFWGYVASLAIAGVVVTRLGPKKSLVTALLVFGLASSATGLTHDFGQLIAVRAVLGLGEGLVFPAITILLIRWFPSGERGRASGLALLAIPISAVLMAPSGGWLIENWDYRTMFVVQGIPPLIVAVFAAVLLKADPSLDRGLSASERSYILSTRDSETRKEAPAGAARAVYLNWRLWLLAVTYLLWMTGLYGFNQWLPTVLSEASGLGMLSIGWITAIPFVGAAIAMALVARGSDRSTGGRTAYVALPILLAGLALAGQRLAEGFALEVAFLVVAAVGLHAAFGPWWPFVLRDVSPEHTGYASSLVLSVGNLGGVIGPIIVGHFAGTTGSGDGFTVLGYAAVVAAGLALLTGFLRSRAQTRSAGASAATETADVLNPVTRS is encoded by the coding sequence GTGAACGCCACCTCTGCCGCACCGGGTAACGCCGTCGGCCGGCGACGGTGGTCCCACGTCGGGGCCTTGTTGTTGATCACCTACCTTGTCGCCTACGTCGACCGGACCAACATGTCCGTCGCCGCGCCGTCGATGCGCGAAGAGCTCGGCCTCTCCGGCGCCCAGATGGGCACCCTGCTCTCGGCTTTCTTCTGGGGCTACGTCGCCAGCCTGGCCATCGCCGGTGTCGTCGTCACCCGTCTGGGGCCCAAGAAGTCCCTCGTGACGGCCCTGCTTGTCTTCGGTCTGGCCTCGTCCGCCACCGGCCTCACCCACGACTTCGGGCAGCTCATCGCGGTGCGAGCGGTCTTGGGCCTCGGCGAAGGCCTCGTCTTCCCGGCCATCACCATCTTGCTCATCCGCTGGTTCCCCAGCGGTGAGCGCGGCCGGGCCTCCGGGTTGGCCCTGCTGGCCATTCCCATCTCGGCAGTGCTCATGGCCCCCAGTGGGGGATGGCTGATCGAGAACTGGGACTACCGCACGATGTTCGTCGTGCAGGGGATCCCCCCGCTGATCGTGGCCGTGTTCGCGGCGGTGCTCTTGAAGGCCGACCCGAGTCTGGACCGCGGTCTCAGCGCCAGCGAGCGGTCCTACATCCTGTCTACCCGTGATTCCGAGACCCGCAAGGAGGCGCCTGCCGGCGCCGCCCGGGCGGTCTACCTGAACTGGCGCCTGTGGCTGCTGGCTGTGACCTACCTACTGTGGATGACCGGGCTTTACGGCTTCAACCAGTGGCTGCCCACCGTGCTCTCAGAAGCGTCGGGGCTGGGCATGCTCTCGATCGGCTGGATCACCGCCATCCCCTTCGTGGGTGCGGCGATCGCCATGGCGTTGGTCGCACGTGGCTCGGACCGCTCCACCGGTGGACGCACCGCCTACGTCGCACTCCCGATCCTCCTCGCCGGGCTCGCCTTGGCCGGACAGCGTCTCGCCGAGGGCTTCGCCCTCGAGGTCGCCTTCTTGGTCGTGGCCGCGGTGGGACTGCACGCAGCCTTCGGCCCCTGGTGGCCCTTCGTCCTGCGTGACGTCTCCCCCGAGCACACCGGCTACGCCTCCAGCCTCGTCCTGTCGGTGGGCAACCTCGGCGGCGTCATTGGCCCGATCATCGTCGGCCACTTCGCCGGCACCACTGGATCGGGCGACGGTTTCACCGTTCTCGGCTACGCCGCGGTCGTGGCCGCCGGACTCGCCCTGCTGACCGGGTTCCTGCGCAGCCGCGCCCAGACCCGCAGCGCCGGGGCTTCCGCCGCAACCGAAACGGCCGACGTGCTGAACCCGGTGACCAGGTCCTGA